A window of Pyrus communis chromosome 3, drPyrComm1.1, whole genome shotgun sequence genomic DNA:
gagagagagagagagagaaacaaactCGGGCACACTCAGTGAGTCAGAGCCCAGAAACAATAAAAACAGACAAACAAGAAGCTCCTCTTCCATCTCAACCTTGAATCTCACCCTTATCGACTCCATGAGGGAGGTGTCGTTGCCCTAAAACGATAGCGCCTGCTCTCTCCCACGAAAAGATGGCCCAAAAGCTCGAGCAGCAGCTCAGGGAGGTGGGATCGAAGCTCGAGACCCATCATTCTTCCAAAGACGCTCTCGTCAAGCTCTTAAAGGTTTTGCATTTCTCTAATTCCTTATTTTGTGTACCCAATTTCGCTTCTCTTCCAAGTTATTTCTCAAAAATTTCTCCTGTTTCGAGAAATTGACGCTCTGTAAAGTTtagttattttctgtttggttgctaagAAACCGGTGAAAAGAAAGCGAAAGCAAGTATTAGAAATTTTGAGTTCCGTTTACTATTTCTCTTTGCTAATTTCTTCCTTGACACTGAAATTCTCGGCTACTTGATATAAATTAACTAGTTCAATTAGGGTTTAATCACCAATGAGGAGATTAAACATAGTTAGCCTTAAGATTTCAAATTATACTTCTTTTTCGGATTTTAGGGATTCAACCGAGTGTTCAGAGTGAAATTTCTCTGTTTagaagttttaattttcttaaatttgaacAAGTTCTGGATAATTGCCCTGATTTAGGGTTAATATTCATGCCTTCGTGCTGTGTGGCTTTAGTGGTGGCTAGTTATGTCTGGAAGCGGCACATGTTTAGATGCGAAAGAAGTGAGTGGAAGAAACAAAATTGGGATTCCAAGTATTATATTCACTTGTGAGAATGCTCTAGATTTACTAGTGGGAAGATTCCAGAGTTTCTCGATAAACTGGGAAAAAGTACAGGACTGGCAATGAAGTTAAATTATTCTCATGATTTGTTAAATTTAAGCACTTCTGATAAATAAACAGTTTTGCTAATTGTTTTGCAATGTGCCAACTTTCAGTCCAAATGTGAAAGCAAATTGTACTCGATCTATGTGATAATTATTTCAGTGATCTAATGTAGTTAGAGGTTTGAACTTGGTAATATTGGAAACTGGAGAATGGCGTTGCACTTAAGAGGATCTTGATAGCTTTGTCAATAAGGTTTGCTCTCAAAATTATAGTTGCAGTGGCGCACTGGTGCTTGGTAAAGCTAGTGATGCAATTACAATGACTTTTGACTAAACGTTCTTTTATGTCTCATTGGAAATTTTATCCTGTGTTTGTGTACGGTTCTTTTAGTTTACTAAAAATTTGACTTTGTATATAGCTAGTAGTGGAACAGAAATATAGGTTCTTTATTCCAAATTGCAAAATGATTATAAGACTCATTGAAATTTCTATGTTATTTTGTATTTTCTCATGATGGTAAGAATAGAtctttatgattttattttttatgttaagcCATTGTTTTGCTAATTAATGTGTtggaatttttgagttttaaacgATACTCTAAACACTCTTCTAATAATCAGTATATGGATGCGTATAGTTGCTTGACTTGTGTACTTCACATGAAAAGTTAGGTTTAATTTATGCTTCTATTAATGATTATTTCCTTCCAACTTGCAGCAAGCTGCATCATGTCTTTCGGACTTGGATCAATCACCTCCAGCGTCTACGTTGGAGTCAATGCAGCCTTTACTTAATGCAATTGTCAAGCCAGAGCTGTTGAAGCATCAAGATAGAGACGTCAAGCTTCTAGTTGCAACCTGTATTTGTGAGATAACTCGAATTACTGCACCTGAAGCTCCTTATAGTGATGAAGTGCTAAAGGtgcatttattttattaagtCAACTGGTTAAAGGATATACTGTGTTTTCATTTTGTCAATGTGTACTCTCAGTCTCAACTGATTGTTCCGGATGTCTTTGCAGGACATATTTCACTTGATCGTGGGAACTTTTAGTGGATTGAAAGATACGAGTGGTCCATCATTTGGTAGAAGAGTACTCATTTTGGAGACTCTTGCCAAATATAGGTCATGTGTTGTAATGTTAGATCTTGAATGTGATGATCTGGTGAATGAAATGTTCAGTACATTTTTTGCGGTTGCCAGGTtcgttttttttgtttctttaaaatatttgtacATGAGTTTGAGGAATATCTTGTTATCATATCCTCTATAGCATATGATCATCTCTCTAAGGTGCTCACTTCTTTTCCACTATATTTCATGAGTTAATTTACTTTGATTAAGTTACTTGAACTCTAATCTATGTTGCAATACATTTCCAAGATAATGTCTATAGATCAGTCTGATAATGGGCATCAATTGGTtggttatttttaaaaatagctTTCCTATAAAAGATGGAACAAGGATACAATACTCGAAACAAGAGAACCTTATCACATAAAATGTGAACCCTCTAATAGAAAGTTAACATGGGATACAGCTAGTAGCAAGATATGTTATCTGCTAAAAATGCCCTGGGAGGGGGGTGATTGTTGCTGTTCATTGGTTGActgaatttctttcttctttctaaaTGTTTATTACCGAAGGTATATTTTCCGCTTCAATTTGATAATTAATGTTTCGAAGTTTGTCATATGCAGAGATGATCACCAAGAAACTGTTTTGTCATCGATGCAAACGATTATGATTGTGCTCTTAGAAGAGAGCGAGGAATTGCGAGATGATCTTTTGTTTATTGTATTGTCTATATTAGGTCGTAATAGAAGTGTAAGAATCTTCTCTATTTTTTGgtctattgaattaattttgtAGTTTTTCTGGGTCAAGTTACATTGTGTGCTGACCTTGTGAAATTCAAACACTAGGATATCACTGTGGCTGCTAGGAGGCTTGCCATGAATGTTATAGAACAGTGCGCAGGAAAGCTTGAATCTGGCATTAAACAGTTTCTTATATCATCAATGTCAGGAGACAACAAGTCTGAGAATCATCAGATTGATTACCATGAAGTCATCTATGATGTATATCGATGTGCTCCCCAAATCTTATCAGGAATTGTCCCATACCTAACAGGAGAGTTACTGGTATATACTAATCCAATGTCCGGCATTTCGTCTCTTCATACTACCTGACATGgatatttttagtttgatgaataaatttaaagtaaaatTTTGAACATGTGCAGACTGATCAGCTAGAAACTCGTTTAAAAGCGGTTAGTTTAGTTGGAGACCTATTTTCTCTGCCAGGATCTACCATCTCCAAAGCCTTTCAGCCAATCTTTTCAGAGTTCTTGAAGAGGTTGACTGATAGAGTTGTGGAGGTTCGCATGTTGGTCCTCCAACATGTCAAGAGCTGTATGCTGTCCAATCCTTTCAGAGCTGAAGCTCCCGAAATAATTTGTAAGTTCTTTGGAGCATTTGAGCTGCATGCTGTCAAATCCTTTCATATCTTACACCTGCTGATTTTGAGCTGGGTTAACGTTTTCTAGCTGCCCTCTGTGACCGGCTATTGGACTTCGAAGAAAAAGTTCGGAAGCAAGTTGTTGCTGTAGTTTATGATGTGGCATGTCATGCCCTGAATTCAATTCCTCTAGAAACTATAAAATTGGTTGCAGAGCGCCTTCGAGATAAATCTGTATATACACTTGTCCCTTTTATCTTCATTTGTGCCCATTTAGTTTATTTCTCCATTTTCTGTAATGCTCCATTTTCCCTTTCTTAGCTACTTGTTAAAACGTATACCATGGAGAGGCTAGCTGAGATATTCAGGGTTTATTGCGCAAAGTGCTCTGATGGTCCACTCCTATCCAGTGATTTTGATTGGATTCCTGGGAAGATTCTGAGATGTTTTTATGACAAAGATTTCAGGTAAGCCCTTcagggttttggttttttatagGAAAGTTTGCGTGGTTCAATATATCAtatacacacgcacacacacgcacatctgttatatatatttttctgtttctATTGTACAGCATTAGCAGTTTGTGCTATTTGGAAAATGTTAGGAGGAACCAAGTAATGATAGGTTGTTCAAGATCTTGATGTATATTTAGTTCATCCCTGttgtgagattttttatttatttatttgtttatatatttattaagaaaATTCTGGCTCACCCCTCTGACCTTGTTTTTGTCAAATGGTTGATTTAGAGATCTATTAACTACTTTTCTATGTGATGATTTTGCTTTTTTTAACCGAAGTTCCTAGATTGAAATTGACTCTGGTTGTAATCTACTGATACTATGCATGGGTTGTCTATCACTTTTGTTGTTGAGATTCAGGTTTTGTCGACTGCAAGTGCAGAAACTCAAATTGTTTACAGTGAATGGTCATGATTGTATTGATGAGCAACACATTAGATTTGTTGTCTATTGGTAGctttcataatattttatattttgaggTTTTTCCACCTGCTACCCTCTTTTTGAGTCTGAATGTTTAGCATTAATTTTTGAGCACTTCAATTTTGCAGATCAGATACAATTGAAAATGTTCTCTGTGAGTCTCTGTTCCCTCCAAATTTTTTCGTCAAAGATAAAGTTAAACATTGGGTCAGAGTCTTATCAGGATTTGATAAAGTTGAGGTGAAGGCTCTTGAGAAGATTCTAGAGCAGAAACAAAGGTATGTTGTCAACGCTTGGATTCGATACCGAGTGACGACTTTCAAAAGTCCTCTCAACTTTTTGATCCTGGTATTTGATGATTTGTAAACTGATTTTCAGGGGATTTCTTCTTGGATTGCAGGTTACAACAAGAGATGCAGAAGTATCTGGCACTTAGGCAGATGCATCAGGTTAGCAAATGCTCCGAGTTTGAACTGTGAAATGTCATATGATGTCCCAAGCAAAGTGACTGGTTGTGATTCAAATGCAGGATGGTGATGCTCCTGAggtccaaaaaaaaattctctactGTTTTCGTGTAATGTCACGGTTGTTTGCTGACCCTGTTAAGGCTGAAGAGGGTTTTCAATTTCTTGATCAACTGAAAGATGTAAACATCTGGAAGATTTTAACAAATCTTATTGATCCAAACACTGGCTCCCAGCAAGCTTGCACTTTACGGGTAAGGAGTAACTCACGAATATAATTGTATTGTAGTTTGTTCTTTAATGATAAAAACCAGCAAATATGGTTTGCACTAGTAAGGCAACCCATATCTGAAATCAAAGGCCTCATGCTTTACTCTCATGCTGCCATTGCATCAACATAAAGGGTGTCAGTCTCACTACATTTGACATCTATAATTGTTACACCAACAACTGTAGCTAGTCAATACCCCCACCTCCAGCAGGgccaaaacacacacacaaagacAACTAATTTTCTGATTGCTACCTATATGTATTAAACTTCCTATCATATCCTACCTTCATCAGCGCTTGTCTATCCTCAACTCGTAACTTTACAATTCTATGATTAGTTGAGTTTGGAATACTAAACCTGAGTAGCCTAGTATAAGATATGATTTCTGACCCTAATGTTCTCtcagttttcttattttgtagtAGGACATGGAAACTGCACGTCGATATTGTATTTAAATTGATATTCATCCAAACGTTCCTTATTTGCAGGATGATTTGCTTAGGATTCTGGGTGAAAAACACCGACTGTATGAATTTCTTAGCACTCTCTCAGTGAAGTGTTCTTATCTACTTTTCAACAAAGAGCATGTGAAGGAAATTCTTCTGGAGATTCTTGTACACAAATCTACTGCAGATATGAAATATGTGCAATCTTGCATGAATATTTTGGCAGTAAGGATACAATTCTTACTATCTCTTTTGTAGATAAATATGTAAAATGTTTGCTCTGATTACTATCTGCTCAAGTTAGTAAACCACACTTTTCCCCAGACCTGTGGATTGACAGCTATGTCCCATACTTGTGCGTACTTTTGCTTTCTAGTATGTTTATGTTGTCTGTCAGGGTCAAAATTCTTTATCATTGAGATTGGAGGTTCTTACAATGGTATTATCTTTGGCCTAATATATGATAGTTAGCAAGAGTTTCCGGTTTCATTCTCCCAAAATTTAATGTTATTTGAGCATTTTCAAGTCTAAATTTCGAATTCTTCTGTAATGTATTTTCAGATTCTTGCACGCTTTAGTCCATTATTACTCAGTGGGACAGGAGAAGAACTAGCAAATTTGCTTAACGACGATGATGAAACAATAAAAGAAGGGGTTCTGAATATTTTAGCTAAGGCTGGTGGTACCATCCGGGAGCATCTTGCAGTGTCATCAAGGTTCACCTGTTGGAATTTTAAACTATTACGCTATTCCCCTTGTATTGCTCATTGTTGTCCTATATTTATCTTGTATTTATCTTGCAGTTCCATAGACCTTGTATTGGAAAGGTTGTGTTTGGAGGGCAGTCGAAGACAGGCAAAGTATGCTGTACATGCCCTTGCAGCAATAACAAAGGACGATGGACTTAAATCACTCTCTGTTTTATACAAGGTTTAAGATTAGGGTTACTTTATGTGCACAATTATATCCTCTTAAGTTGTATAATAGTAAGATAATGTGAGCAGTTGGGAAGTTGATATTTCTCAATTTGCAGAGCCTTGTGGATATGTTGGAGGAGAAGACACATTTGCCTACTGTACTACAATCTTTGGGGTGTATAGCTCAGACTGCAATGCCAGTTTTTGAAACTAGAGAGAAGGAAATTGAAGAGTTTATAGTTGAAAAGATCCTAAAGTGCAATAATGTATGCCTCTCTAATTCACTGCACTTGTGATATATCTTGAATTTAATGACATGTTGATAAATTGTTTTCTGGCATATGGATGCTTTACTTTTCAGAAATCAGACAACAATAAAAATGCATCTTGGGATGACAAAAGTGAGCTTTGTTTGCTAAAGGTTGGTCAattatgagagatttttttttaatttttgtttaccGTATAGAACTGTGTGGGTTTAATTTCATCGTTCATATTTTATCCTCCAGAAGGAATTAGGTAACTTGTCCAGGATATAATAGTGTAAACAGTGACCCCTTTGATGCAATACCTTTTTGCATGCTCCTTATACATGGGGTtgctctttcattttttttttcttttttttgaattgTAGATATACGGGATAAAGACATTAGTGAAAAGTTATTTGCCTGTCAAAGATGCTCATGTTCGCTCTGGCATTGATGGTCTGCTGGAAATCTTAAGAAACACACTTTCTTGTGGAGAAATATCAAAAGACATAGAAACAAGGTAAGTTCAAAATTGTACATTTCCTGGTTCTGGTTGAATCAGTTTGATCAATCTACTTCAGTTCGTTGTCTGTAATATTATATGAGGCATCAAATTTCATGTAAAGTTTTTGTGATTTACAGTTCAGTTGACAAGGCGCATTTGAGGCTTGCTTCTGCAAAGGCGGTTCTTCGTCTGTCCAAGCACTGGAATCATAAGATACCTGTTGATATCTTCTACTTAACCTTGAAGACTTCGGAGGTGGAGTTTTTCCTCATAATATTTTCTGTATTACTTgctgtatttttgtttttgttctgtttttcgTAGTACAAGTACTTGATTGTCATATTCATACAACTAGATGTCTTTTGTTTgtctttattaatttgtttattatttttggtCTTGTAGATTAGTTTCCCTCAAGCTAAGAAAATTTTCCTGAACAAAGTTCATCAATACATAAAGGACCGGCTTTTAGATGGAAAATATGCTTGTGCATTCTTTTTTAACACATCTGGATCAAAGTCAGTGGAGTTTCAAGAGGTATCGATACTAGGGTTGATTCATTCAGATTAATTATCCTTGTTTTAGCGTGTTTATTGGCTGAAGTTTGTACTTTGTTTGTAATGGCAGGAGAAACAGAATCTCGCAGACATTATTCAAATGTATCACCAAACAAAGGCACGGCATCTCTCTGTGCAGCAATCTGATGCTAATTCATTGACTGCTTATCCGGAGTACATCCTACCATACTTAGTTCATGCCCTTGCACATCATTCTTGTCCTAATATCGATGAATGCAAGGATGTGAAAGCATTTGAGCCGATATACCGGTACTTTATCCTGACTTAGATGAATTTATAGATACTTTCTATATGAAACCAGAGCTGAAATGATTGAGAAAATGAGGTGGAATTATTCTATATCTGTAGTTAAATAATCTCTTgccattattttattgttaatgCTCATTCTCACCAAGTTGTCATTTTCTGTATTTGACAGGCAATTGCACTTATTTCTGTCTATGTTGGTGCATAGAGATGATGATGTCAAGTCAGAATCTAGTAGCAACGTTGAAAAGGAGGACATTTCTGCCATAATCTCTATCTTTCAAAGTATCAAGTGCTCTGAAGATATATATGATGCAACAAAGTCAAAGGTTGAGTGTTAAACTTATTGTTGATATTCAATCATCGACCCCTTCCCCTGTTTCAAGCTTACTTATGGGATACTTTGAAATATGCAGAATTCACATGGTATTTGTGACCTTGGGCTGTCAGTTACCAAGCTCTTATCCCCAAAGGAGAATGATTTACAAGGATTGCCTGCATCAATTCCTCTGCCTTCAATGTTGTACAAACCAtatgagaagaaagaaggagaTGACTCTGTGGTAAGggttctcttttcctttttaagtCTTTTGCTGGATAAGGCAGGTAATGATCAAGAGCAGGTGCCTTGCCTATGTGTTGGGCATGCGGTGATAGACTTTAGTTTCAGGAATGAGAGATTAAACCCACATTTTAGACTTGAAAGTGGACTATTTCTTGCTTATGTACAAGAGTTgagaactcaaaacaaaatgacttaaaaagaagaaaagaaaaaaaaacttaatcaTTTTACAGAATGAGTCACTTTCCATAATATGTGAATGACCCAGCCTGATTAAGATAGTCTAAAGCTTTGTGCTATACTACTTGAGTTAAACCAACATTAAGTTTTTCTTGAAATATTTGGCTATTTTTGGTCATATGCTCAATTTTTATTATATCAATTTAATGCTTGTTTTTGATAGGCCAGCGAAGGGCAAACGTGGTTGGCCGATGACAGTGTGCTGACTCACTTTGAATCTCTTAAGTTAGAGTCTAGTGAAACGGTATGTTATGATACCGAAGAACACTTGCACTTTCTTGAAATATGCTGTGATATTTGGTACATTGACCTTTTAGTAACTGGTGCACTGTTTCTTTCATCACAACAGGGAGTTTCAGAGATTGCTGAAGATGAGCTTCTGAAAGATGGTGAAAGAGATGGAGGTGAAGTGCCTTTGGGAAAAATTATAAAGCGCTTAAGATCTCAAAATTCCAAGGCTAAAAAGGCGAAAAAGAACAAGGCATCATCAGCTGATGCAGAGAATGCTGAAAATAGTGTTGATATATTGAAAATGGTCAGGGATATAAATTTGGATAATTTGGAAAAACCTTCTAAGTTTGAGTCAAGCAATGGTCATGGAAATCTTCCAAGCAAGAAATCAAGAATGGATCTAAAGCacgaaaaggaaaacaaaagaaaatgtacTGAGGCAACATCCGTCCCTGTTCCTAAACGTAGGAGGTCATCATCCACTCACAGTGCCTTCAGATCACCTAGAAGCACTTCCAAGTCTCCTCTAAGTGCTTCACTAGACGATGTAGACAATGTAAGAATTCTATCATTCAATCCATCTGCATGAATGCTATGATTCAGCCCAGCTCTGAAAATAAAATGTCTATGCAGAGAAAACTGTTTCAAGGCACCGAGTCAGATTTGTTGGTTTCATGCTTCCGGAAGAATGCTACCTCTTCGTCACAACGTAAAGGCAGAGCCTCTGACCGTGGTCATAATGATGAGGCAAATGAAGTTGGAGAAGCCAGTGACCGTGAAGTGAGTtggcttcaacttttttttattaaaaatgcaTAACGTCATGGTTCTGTTAGCTGTTCAACATCAAACTTATGTTCTACCTTTATTGCAGGAGCCTAATGTACTGAAAGCTGACAAGGATGACCCAAATAATGATCTCAACTCTCCTGCAGGATCCATCAAGAAGCGGAAAAGAAAGAGTATTGCTGGTTTGGCAAAGGTAAGTTGATTTACAACTTCCAATCCTACATCACAGTGGTGACGTCATTAAAACTGGCACATCTCCCTTTATTGTATCATTAGTATGTCGTTTCTGAACTGATGCAGTTTTCTATTTTCATCCTTAGTGCAAATTCAAGGAAAGTGGAAAAGATGTCGAAGACTTGATTGGTTGCAGAATAAAAGTTTGGTGGCCAATGGATAAGCGGTGAGTGCTCTAAAAGATAATATGCAGACACGACATGTAGATTGAAGCTTTCCTTTTTGCTGTTTATTATACCCTAAaactttccctttcatttctaatTTCCGTCTTACATTAAGCAACTGCAACTATATGATTATGAACTAGTTTATAAGTAAGAACTAGTACATAAGTAAGCACTAGAATACTTATTTGGCTCAATTTAAAATCTACAGATTTTATGAAGGCACAGTGAAGTCATTTGATACGTTAAAGAGGAAGCATGTGGTAAGCTGCTCTTTCTTTCCCCTATCATCTTTTGGATGTATGGATTACCTGTTGTAAATGTgcatttcaaataattttcacTTGTTTATGTCATACGGAAGATACTATATGAGGATGGAGATGTAGAAGTGCTTCGGTTAGAAAAGGAACGGTGGGAGCTCATTGACAAAGGTCGCAAGCCCACAAAGGTGTGAAGTTTTTATCAAAATTCTCTCTCTAGCTGATAGCGTTCTGCACTTCTACTTTACATTTCCAGTAAAGCAACAGATCCTGACATAATTATGACACATGACACGTTTCCTCATTTGCAGAAGTTAAATTCGTCAAAGAAATCCCCCTCAAAAGAAGTGTAAGTATGGTCTTTCTGATGCAAGCGTGTAGGTTATTTGGTCTTCAAAGTGATTTGCAAAATGTTTCTGGGGAATC
This region includes:
- the LOC137727856 gene encoding sister chromatid cohesion protein PDS5 homolog A, whose amino-acid sequence is MAQKLEQQLREVGSKLETHHSSKDALVKLLKQAASCLSDLDQSPPASTLESMQPLLNAIVKPELLKHQDRDVKLLVATCICEITRITAPEAPYSDEVLKDIFHLIVGTFSGLKDTSGPSFGRRVLILETLAKYRSCVVMLDLECDDLVNEMFSTFFAVARDDHQETVLSSMQTIMIVLLEESEELRDDLLFIVLSILGRNRSDITVAARRLAMNVIEQCAGKLESGIKQFLISSMSGDNKSENHQIDYHEVIYDVYRCAPQILSGIVPYLTGELLTDQLETRLKAVSLVGDLFSLPGSTISKAFQPIFSEFLKRLTDRVVEVRMLVLQHVKSCMLSNPFRAEAPEIISALCDRLLDFEEKVRKQVVAVVYDVACHALNSIPLETIKLVAERLRDKSLLVKTYTMERLAEIFRVYCAKCSDGPLLSSDFDWIPGKILRCFYDKDFRSDTIENVLCESLFPPNFFVKDKVKHWVRVLSGFDKVEVKALEKILEQKQRLQQEMQKYLALRQMHQDGDAPEVQKKILYCFRVMSRLFADPVKAEEGFQFLDQLKDVNIWKILTNLIDPNTGSQQACTLRDDLLRILGEKHRLYEFLSTLSVKCSYLLFNKEHVKEILLEILVHKSTADMKYVQSCMNILAILARFSPLLLSGTGEELANLLNDDDETIKEGVLNILAKAGGTIREHLAVSSSSIDLVLERLCLEGSRRQAKYAVHALAAITKDDGLKSLSVLYKSLVDMLEEKTHLPTVLQSLGCIAQTAMPVFETREKEIEEFIVEKILKCNNKSDNNKNASWDDKSELCLLKIYGIKTLVKSYLPVKDAHVRSGIDGLLEILRNTLSCGEISKDIETSSVDKAHLRLASAKAVLRLSKHWNHKIPVDIFYLTLKTSEISFPQAKKIFLNKVHQYIKDRLLDGKYACAFFFNTSGSKSVEFQEEKQNLADIIQMYHQTKARHLSVQQSDANSLTAYPEYILPYLVHALAHHSCPNIDECKDVKAFEPIYRQLHLFLSMLVHRDDDVKSESSSNVEKEDISAIISIFQSIKCSEDIYDATKSKNSHGICDLGLSVTKLLSPKENDLQGLPASIPLPSMLYKPYEKKEGDDSVASEGQTWLADDSVLTHFESLKLESSETGVSEIAEDELLKDGERDGGEVPLGKIIKRLRSQNSKAKKAKKNKASSADAENAENSVDILKMVRDINLDNLEKPSKFESSNGHGNLPSKKSRMDLKHEKENKRKCTEATSVPVPKRRRSSSTHSAFRSPRSTSKSPLSASLDDVDNRKLFQGTESDLLVSCFRKNATSSSQRKGRASDRGHNDEANEVGEASDREEPNVLKADKDDPNNDLNSPAGSIKKRKRKSIAGLAKCKFKESGKDVEDLIGCRIKVWWPMDKRFYEGTVKSFDTLKRKHVILYEDGDVEVLRLEKERWELIDKGRKPTKKLNSSKKSPSKEVSPGQKNKRAGGSHENKKPIKTVKRKRTPKKNSGGKKGVSKRNHWGSRDKDSSEVSNDEPTLTSKVEEMDSGSSEENAENVDENVTDEGESDVEVKSVSEGKRLKDAEESPHHTEESAEEKPGSKGSPAEDMDTIPQDAENGNEDMQHSEEKEADELSGGSREVNEEDPSDSEGIQEKDDISGSSLKQGKSHVEPSSLSDAGDDELSDDEPLSKWTQRVVRKGSKPVG